The genomic stretch AGGGGTGGGGCATTCATTGTTTGGGTCTTTTGCTGTTGGAATGGGAACTCCTCCTCCGTTTGAGCAACTTGGGAACAATTTGGTAACACACCACAGGAAGTAGCTCTcccccccagccccctcctccctcaaggGAGGGTTGGGGGGCCTGTCCAGAGGGTCTTCAGAAGCCCccctgggagggaggggaggatgaGCACGCCCAGCTCCCCTCCAGGGTGTGACTTGGCCCCTCtggcttgtctttctgtgccttacTCCTCCTCCTGCGTCTCCCGTCCCTGGCCCCTTCTTGAGTCCTtgtgcctctctctctttctctctctttcttaattGTATGAAAACACAAAGCACAGGTCAGGATCCTCTGAGAGAAAATCAACATTGCACCACGTAGGGGTGGGCTATGGGCTGTATTTATTGTGAATCTAGTTTGTGAGGCTGTGGCCCCGAGCTGgcggagggagggaagaggagggagtgaagggaggggaggaggtcaGCGACCTGGGGCCGTAGCGGCAGGCGAACGGTGGTGCCTGCTACCCAGCTGGAAGCCACAAGGTGGCTGGCTCCAGGGGCGGCTTTTGTTGGAAGTTGAGTGAAGCCCTCCCCCTGTCCTCAGCGTGCAGCCCTAGAGGACCCCAGGGCTGAGGGGCAGTGGATCCTGCGGGAGTCTCCCGGGGCGTGGGGAGTAAGGCCCCGGGGGTGGGGGGCCGGGTGGGCCGGGCGTGACGCGCGGTCAAAGTGCAATGATTTTTCAGTTCGGTTGGCTAAACAGGGTCAGAGCTGAGAGCGAAGCAGAAGGGGCTCCCTGTCCGGCCGCACGTGCCCTTTCCCTCGACGACAGTCGAGGGCTCGGGCTCTGTGGGACTGTGGGAGCTAGGGTCTGCGGGGCGCCTGCCCGGGCGAGGTCGGAAGCTGCAGGCCAGCTGGGCCCGGGCCGGAGCGTGCCCGGCGGGGCTGCCCGggcgggcagggggtgggggctgctCCTTTCCCAAGTGGTGTTGTGAGGGGCAATGAGGGCAACAGGAGATGTGGGGACGtgttaggagagaaaaaaaaaaaaaacaaaaatatatatgggggaaattaacttttttttttcattgaaccAAGTGCAATGCATCAGAGAGTTTTCCTATCTTTGTATGTtaagagattaagaaaaaaaaattctatttttgttgTAATGTCCTCGCGGCTCTGGGGACGCTAAAAGAACCGGGCCTGCCCCGCCCTGCGCGGGGATAACGAAAGCTGagtgtttttccctttttttttttgttcgtttttagtttttttttttttttttaagtcgtTTTCCTGCGTTGACGAGGATGATCTGGGGTTTTTATTTGTTTCGTCGTTCGTTCTGTTTCGGTGGGAGGGCTGAAGGAAACGTTCACattttagagtttaaaaaaaacacctcgacatttaaaaaatcaaccaacACAAGATCAAAAAGGAAAAGGAcgagagaaaaattatttttaagataattaaACATAAAACCCTGGTGCTTCTTACATTATAAAGTACGTTTTAAAGAACCCACAAACTATTATACATAAGTTTATGAATCAATTAAATATCCTGCACTTGTTAGGAATACGCATATCCCTTCTTTGTTGAGTTTAACGGAACGGGACAGCGGCGTGCCCCCGGCGGCTGGACTGCTCCGGCCGCGGGTCTCCCCGGGCGCCCCTCCCTGGGGCCCAGCACCCCTCCTCGCCCCATCCCCGTCCGGGTACGGGGGCGCGGCAGGGGTCCCCGGCCCCTCCCCCGCAGAGGTCAATGCCAACGAACAAacgtcccctccctccctccctctccgcCCCGAGCGCCCTTCTTTGAGCCAGACGCCAACTTGACCCTCACCAGCATTATCAGGAGCGCGCTCAGCAAGTTGGTAGTTTCCTCCCCCCTTTCCCGGCGCCCCTCCCGCCCCCATTCAACATCTCTCATCCTATCCCCGACCCCCTCCGGGGAACACCGGGAAGGCTCGACGCTCCAGGACAGGACCAGCCACGCTGACAGGTCGATTTGCCCAGGCCCGCGcccgcacgcacgcacgcacacggCCCCGCACAcagccccgccccaccccgcaaCCAGCCCTGTCGACTGCCTTACACACCCGCCCCTGCGCTGGCCGGCCGACCTAGTGCCTTGTTCTCACCCCCGTGCTGGCGGAGCGGACGCCGCGCTCTGGGTCCCAGAGGGGCCGGGTGGCTCAGACGACCCACCACTCCCCCACCCTGACCGTGCTGAACAGACCCCCCCACACGAGAGAAAATAAAGGAGCAATAAAGTCACGAGAACTTTCGTCCCCCAATCGAGAGCCCGAGGGGCACCCCAGCCCCGCCTctgctcccccccaccccacccaccctcggggcgcccccctccccccgcaAGCCAGCCTGGGCCAGCCCCGCTTCGGCCCCTCCCGGGAGATCCGTGCGCCCGACCAGCACCAGCATCGCGGACCGCAAAGGCCGCCCGTCCCGTCAAACAAGTTTCTTCTTAGGCTAAGAAACGCAGTATATACGAGTATCTCTATATATAGTACTAATGGATTTGGTGTGCTTCCCCCTTAGCGTCcccctccctctgctcctcctccttcagcctggTCTCCCCCTCTTCTCTGCCCTCCACCCCCGTCTCTGCACTGAGATACATAAGAAACAAGGGTAGTTTactgtctgttttgttttctgggttttcAGTGTCCTAGCGGAATGCAAGTAGGCAGCCAGCCCGTCTGTTCCCtctccgccccgccccgccccgcccccgtcACTGCGCTTCTGTTATACCATCTTTGCCTGACTCTCTCCGGCTTCTCCATTGAATGGCTAATGTGTatgtgaaataaagaaataaagaaaaacaaacgcGAGAGCGCCTGACCCTTCGCTAACGCGACCGTGCGGGACTGGGTCGGGGTCGGTAGGGTGCGTCCCCGACTTGGATTCTGCGCCTCTCTCCAAGCGCCGGGAGCGCAGCAGACGCCGTCGACGAGCGTCTGCCCCTGGGTCTCCCAGAGGGGCCGACGGTGAGAAAAGCgaagcctccccagcccctcctggcCTCCCCCCGCGACCCCAGCCCGGAAAAAATGAGGCACCACTTGGGTCCTATGACTGCTCTGCCATGTTGCTTTGCCGACCTCGCCCCTGGGAAGGGGACCCGGGCAAGGCCACTTCCAGAGGGTtgtgggtgattttttttaagggtCTGCGGGTCCCTTGGGGGTCGATGATCACCCTTCCGGACCCCCGAGACCTTGCCCCTGACGTCTTCACTGGTCCTTCTTCGGGGGAGTTCGCTCCCGAACATGCGCAGCACGTCCACTGCCCTTTCCTTGACGGCCCTGGGCCGAGTCCCTGGTGCCCTCCGGCTCAGAGGTGCTGCCGCGTGCGGTCACCGCACCTCTGGGCTCAAAGCGGTTTGCTCCATCTTGATGGGCCGGGCCGCTCCACCGGGGCTGCCGTCGGGGTCGGCCGGGGGCGCGGGCTGCGAGCGCGCTGCCGCCTCGGCCCTGCGTCCGGATCCCCGGCGGGCGCCGTCGTCTGGGACCCGGTGCACCGGCCGTTTGCGGGGCCCGGGAGGGGTGGGGCCTGCGGCCAGAGCTGCGGCTTGGTCGCGTAGCAGCCGCACCAGGAAGCCGATGTACTTCATGGCTAGGCGGAGCACCTCGTTCTTGCTCAGCTTCCGGTCGGGCGGGTGCGTCGGCAGCAGCTTCCTCAGCTCGGCGAAGGCGCCGTTAACGTTCTGCTGCCGCCAGCGCTCCCGGCTGTTGGTGAACACGCGCCGGGCCACCTTCTGGGGCTGGTGCCCTGTGGACAAGGAGGGCCGGGCTGGTGCCATGGCCCAAAGGGCGGCCCCTCCTGCCCTCCCGCTAGACACGCAGCACCCTCGTGGGAACTTAAACCCAGGCCATGGGCTGGGGCTTTCTCCACCCAAGGGGTCCACGGGCagctctccccacccctcccaagAGCCATCCAGACAAGAATCATCACAGGCCCGGCCTACGGACAAGGGCCTGCTGTATCTGTGACTATGGGCACCTTTATGTCAATGACTGAGATTCCCTAAAGAAAGATTTCCTTGTGTTTGTTTGGTCTGGGAAGCTGTCCGTGGGGCCCTCATTCTGATTGTGCCCAAGTACGGCTGGCTGGGTGTACTCATGGGTCTGAGAGGTCCTCTCATTATGACTGTCTGTGTCCTGTGTCTTGTATGACTGTGTGAGACTCTTGTTATGTCTCATGGCTGTGGTTATGTGTGATGTTGCCATGTGGCTGTTTCACGAGTGGCTGTGGTTGTGTGGCTGACTCTTGTGTGGCCGTGGTCCTAAGTGGCTGTGGTCCTGTGGCTGTCTTGTGTGTGGTTGTGGTCCTGTGGCTGTCTCTTGCATGGCTGTGGTCTTGTGGCTGTCTTGCGTGGCTGCACATTCCAGTGGAGCTGTCATTTTGTGGCTCCCATGCCCTGGTGTGGCGTGCTCTGTTTTGCCGTGACTGCGGCTACACGGCTTGGCCTGTTGGGTGGCGGTGGTTGTGTGGGGCTGGCTATGGGACTGCGATTTTGCACATGGGTAGAACCTATGTGGTCTGTTCTCTGTGTGTGCTGGAAGCACGTCTCCCCGAGGTGGAGTAGAGGACAGACATGAGCCCCACACAGAGACGTCCAggccttctgtgcacccacaagTGCACATACAGGCATACAAACCCACAAGGCACACAAACCCACACTCACCCTCAGCCAGGTCCAGCTCACAGTGGCTTGGTCTCCGCTTCAACCGGCTGCTAGGGAAGATGCTAAAAGGTCCTGCTGGCCCAATGTAGACACTGTAAGGGGTCGTGGGTCACTAATGCCTTGTGGGCAAGGACCCTGGCCCCCAATCCCCACTGCCCCCCGCCCCAGATCCCCACTGACCTGTTGAGGAAGGGGTGAGGGTGGTAGTGCAGGGCCAAAGTGGGCGGGGCAGTTCCCAGGGTGGAGAGTTGCAGCAGCGGGGGCCGCAGAGTGCCCAGCTCTGTGGTGGGCATGGCTGCCCCTGGGGGCctgctgtggcccaggctgatcaCTGGTACACCAGGTGGCAGCCTGGGGGGTGAGGAGCCTCCTCGGTGGCCCACCTCCTCCACCTGCGGGGGCCCAGGCGAGGCAGGCTTAGGGGGTGGGGCAGGCGCTGGGCTGGGGGCACACACTATCTCTGCCTTCTCAGTCATGGTGGGGCCCACCTCTGCCTGTGCCTGAGGCGGGCACATGGACCCCGACGTGGGGGTACTCACCTGTGGGAAAGAAGGCAGCCAGTGGGGAGGAGGACTAGGTGCCCCGCTCCCACCTGCTTAGCTCAAGAAACCCCTCAAATgggaaggggggagggggagggggaaaggaggaggggaggagttTCAGTAGGTAAAGGCAGATGGCGGGGGCAGGCCCAGAAACTTCCAGGACACGGGAGGGGGGTCCTACGTTAGAGTAGGAGGCGCCCCCCAGGTGCTAGGCAGCGCACTGTCCCTGAGCTCTTTGTGACCCAGGAGGGGCGCTGTTGCCCAGCCTCTGAGCAAATATTCCTTCTTCCAGAATTCCCTCACCTCTGCAGCCTGGAGAGGGAACAAGACAGGGAGCCCCTAACTGATCCTGGGATCCCCAGAAACCCCAAGATTAACCCTGTTATCCTCAGATCTAAAGATCCAACCCAGAGACTCCTCATTAACTCATTGATGCCATGTGAGCTTGGAATCCCTCCAAGATGGACTCTGACCCTTCACGGAaggcccccagcccccacccaggcTGACCCTCTGCACCTCAAGAATGACCCTGCGGTTCTTCCCATTGCTGTCCCTGAAAGTGCTCCATAATTGCTTGAGTGACCCCCACTCCCACTGCAAACATCCCCCATAGCAACCCTGTGACCCCACTACTGACACTATGACCTCAAATGCTGACCCTAGACCCCCAAACACTGACCCCACTGCCCAGTCCAGTCCAGTCATGCCCCAACCCTCCCTCTGGCTTGGAAGCCCCCATCCTCATCAGCAtccacactttttaaaatttgtttatttttttagagacagggtctccctctgttgtccaggctggagtgcagtggtgcaatcatagtgcactgcagcctcaaattcctgggctcgagccatcctcctgtctcagcctcctgagtagctgagagtacaggcatgtgccaccatgcccggctaatttaaaaaaaaaattttttttttgtagaggcgggttctcactctgttgtccagggtggtctggaactcctgggctcaagtgatcctcctgcctcagcctcccaaagtgctgggattacaggcatgcaccacaatgccccgCGATCATCCACAGTTTCGCATACTGTTTTGACATCCCTGTTTGCTCTTGGTTCCAGAGTCCAGGATGTCCCAGCAAGGTGTGAGACTGTTGGCCCCTCTGCCCTGTCTTCCTCAGCTAGGCCCTGGGGAAGCAGGCCTGGCCCCTCACTAGTGGGTCCCtgctggtgaatgaatgaatgaaggaatgaacaaagGAATGCAGGCTGGGTCCCAGGCCCAGGATCCTCCACCTTTAGGCCCGCTCCCCTCTTACCCCAGCACTGTTCTTGCAGCCTGGTGAGTGCCCTGGCTCTGTCCCGTCAGGGCTGGCAGTCTGGGCCAGGGTGTGGTTTCCAGCGTCAGTCCAGGCTCTGCTGTCTCGCGAGGGTCCGGCCTCAATGCTCCAGGCCCCGGCGTTGGGCTGCGCCTCCTCGTGGGCCTCGGAGGGCCAGGATAGCCGAGGTCTCCGCGTAGGTCCCCCCCAGGGAAAGTGAGCGGCTCCCGGGCCGGCCCGCCTTCTCCCCGCCCCCGGCGGCCCGGTTTCCTCCCTCTCACCCCTGGCGGCGCAGCGGCCGGAGGATGCTGGCCCAGTGCAGATAAGGGCCAGGCTGCCTGGCCGCGCCTGATAAGGAGCCTGGCTGACCCCGGAGGAAACCAGCGGGCGGGGACCTAGCAGCGCGGGCCTcccggccccgcccccagccGACGCTGGCAGGACTCGGTCCGCCACCCCTCAGGGCTTCGCCTTCCGCTCCCCCAGCCACTGTAGGGACCCCGGGCCTCTGGAGACCCGGGCCCCAGGGCAGCCGGGGAGGGAGATGCCTGGATGCACGCAGGGGGTAAACTGAGGCAGGGAAGCTGCCTCCTCTTATGTCCGAGTCTGCCCTTTGGCTTTGAACACTCCCTGCCCGAATGTCTATGCTGATGGGGGTGAGGGAGAGCCCTTTCCGGCCCGTTGGGGCCGCGTGACCCTGGGCCCCCACCTCCTCTCCTCACCCAGCCTGGTTCCTCTTTTTACAGaggcccttccctcctctccaccaCCCCTACCCGGGAGTGGGGCACCCAAAGGGGAACAGTTCTAACAGTCTGGCCTTGggtgtccagcctgggcaggtgTCCTAAGCCCTCAGCACAGTATCCACACATTTCCAAGCCCAGGAGGGTGAGAGGAAGAGCCATGGCtgtcaggggtggggtggggaagttgGATTTCCTAGGGTGCCGGGGCTGGTGTGACCTTCCAGTAGATGCCCAACAGGTCCCCACAACTATAGGCCTCTTGGCTACAGGATCACATAACTCCAACTTGGTGGTCCATGGCCCTCACCCCACAGCACCCGGCCCCTTCATGGGGGGCAGTTATCCTGGCTTGGTGGTAAACCTGAAGACCCTACTGGAGCCTCCCACAGGGAGAGGCTCTGGGCACAGCCAGGCAGCAGCAGCTACCGGACTGCCGCCCACTTGTGATACTCATGCTTTGGCCCGTCTGTGTATCTGGGCAACTGCAAGAGcccccaggcaggcaggcaccCAGCACCAGGACTACCAACCACCGCCCCCCCAGGAATGGGGTGGAGCCCAGGACCCCACGATCAACACCTCCATTGCTTTCCTCCAAAGAAGCAGGAACTAAAGTTTTATGCAgtaaaggccgggcgtggtggctcatgcctgtcatcccagcactttgggaggctgaggctggcggattgcttgggctcatgagtttgagaccagcctgggaaacatggcaaaaccccatctctacaaaaaatacaaaaattagctggttgtggtggtgtgtgcctgtagtccctgctactctggaggctgaggtgggaggatggcctgagcctgggaggtggaggctgcagtgagccaatattgcgccactgcactccagcctgggccatacacctagaccttgcctcaaaaaaaaaaaaaaaaaaaaaaaaaaaaaattaagcgcTAACTCTGATATCGCTACAAGGAGGGTCCTAAGATTAGCCTCATTACAGATGGGGATGAAGGGAGCAGGAGCCAGAGAGGGGATCCTGCCCCAGGACTCTTCGTTAACGTTACTAAACCCCACtctggagggcagggaggggtaCAGCTCCCCCTCACTGGGTGTCTGGGCAGCAGCCTATGAGGTCCCTCTTTGTGTGCACGCCCCCCTCGCCCCGGGCCTCAGGGCAGGAAGCACCTGGTCTGGAGCGGATGCACAGGGCGCCTGGTTCCGGTCCAGCTTCCGCCACTGTGGCCCCTGGAGAGCTGGGCCAAAGAAACCAGGCGGCGAGGAGGCAGCGGCGCGAGGACACGTGGGGGCTACCGGGCAGGAGCGCCCCACTATGCGCAAGCCCGTGGCCTGGAGAGCGCTGAAggtgggagggggaagaggggcagAACCCCCGCGGGAGCGAGCGCACAGCTGCCGCCCCGTGGCCGCTTCGGGAATCGCTGGCTCCGGCTCTGGGGTGGCTCAGTGACCCTCGCTGCAGAGGGGCCGACCACTGTGCAGATGGTCAGCTCCTACCTCCCATACAGACTCAACACTCCAGTCAGGCAGGGGCGAACGATCCCCAGAGAAACAGATCCCAGTCATGCAGCTGTATGGACCAATACACAAACCACAGGCAATCGGGAGAAGGTGACGTGACATCTCTTTATTGGTTCAGTCTATGCCTGGCCCAGCGGCAGCCCCAGGTCCAGGGGGGCTCTGGTTGGAGGACTCTGGACAGTCAGGGGCAGCATCAGCAGAAACCCTGGGTGTCGGGGGGCTGTGGGAGTAGCAGCACTGGTCCCCGCGTTGACAGGTGCCCTGGTGGGAAGATGGTGGGTGTGAACCCCTGCCCGGAGCTCAGCAGCCCCTGATGGGATCCTTTCCTGGGATGGGAAGCCCACTCCCAAACACTTGCCTGGCCCCAGCTCCCTCAATTCTCTCCCTGTTGCCCAAAGGGGAGACTCATGTGTCCTGCAgtgggggaaagggaggagggacCTCACCTCCTTAAACCTCTTGCAAGGAAATGTCTTGAGCCGGGCAGCCCGCTGGGCCACATCTTCCGGCGGCTCCTTCCGCTTGTTCTGAAGCAGCCTGCGTCTCTCCTCCATAGCTTCGTCGGCCGCCTTGCCCCTGTGCGAGGGGAGGAGTAGGTGGGACCCCATCTGCCCTTTACCCCTTCTTTCCCTGGctgagccccacccccaccttacCACCACTCACCCTGGCCGGGCACGAGGCCGGGGACCCCAGTTGGCCTCCGGGTTAGCCTGGAAGCGCTTGAGTCCTCGCTGTCGGGAGCTGGGGTTGGCATCTTCCCGGATGGTGAAGTTGGCCTGCAGCCTAGGGAAGCAGGGGTGGGGCGCTGGGGCTGGGGGAAGCTGCCACACGAGTGTGTCCCCACTCCCCACAGGGCCTGTCCGCCTCCACAACACAGCACGAGGTGTCTGCTCATGTCAGGATTCTCTCATTCATCTAAtaaacatttttggttttttttaaagagatggggtctcggccaggcacggtggctcatgcctgtaaatcccagcactttgggaggctgaggcgggtggatcacctgaggtcaggagttcgagaccagcctggccaacatggtgaaaccccatctccactaaaaatacaaaaattagccaggcgtggtgccgggtgcctgtgataccagctactcgggacgctgaggcaggagaatcgcttgaacctgggaggcggaggttgcagtgagctgaaatcgcaccactgcactccagcctgggcaagagagtgagcctctgtctaaaaaaaaataaaataaagatacagggtctcactctgctgcccaggctggagtgcagtggtgcgatcgccaTCAAAGCtgcagtctggaactcctgggcttgagcaatcctcctgcctccgcctcaagctcctgagtagctcggacgacaggcaggtaccaccatgcccagctaatttttttagttttgtggtagagatggagtcttaattactgtgttgcccaggctggtttcaaattcctgggctcaagcgatcttcccgccttggcccccaaagcactgggattataggaatgagccaccatgcctagccttaataaacatttttatttaacgaCTGTGTGCCTGCATTGTTCTCAGTGCTGGGAATAGACAgtgaacaaaatggacaaaaagtTACCCCTGGTATGCTGGtaatgctaattttcttttcttttgggatggagtctcactctgtcgcccaggctggagtgcagtggtgcgatctcggctcactacaaactctgcctcaggttcaagcgattcacctgcctcagcctcccgagtagctgggactacaggcatgtgccaccacacctggctaatttttttttttttttttttgtatttttagtagagacaggggttcgtcatgttggccaggctggtcttgaactcctgacctcaggtgatttgcctgtcttggcctcccaaagtgctgggattacaggtatgagccactacgcccagcccagTCAGcagatttagttatttttatttttatttatttatttattttttttttgagacggagtcttgctctgtcacccaggctggagtgcagtggtgcgatcttggctcactgcaagctctgccccccggggttcacgccattctcctgtctcagcctcccaagtagctgggactacaggcacctgccaccatgcctggctaatttttttttttttgtatttttagtagagacagggtttcgctgtgttagccaggatggtctcaatctcctgatctcgtgatccgcctgcctcggcctcccaaagtgctgggactacaggcatgagccaccgcacccagctatttttttattctttttgagatggagtctcgctctgtcgcccaggctggagtgcaatggcgcgatctagactcaccgcaacctctgcctcccaggttcaagcgattctcctgtctcagcctcctgagtagctgggattacaggcacccaccaccacaccatgcccagctaatttttgtatttttagtagagattgggttccaccatgttggccaggctggtcttgaactcctgacctcaggtgatccacctgcctcagcctcccaaagtgctgggattacaggcgtgagccacctacCCAGCCCCAGTCAGCAGATTTTGAATCTCACTTGAAGAATGGGCACGAGTCTGTGTGGGGCAGCATCTGTGTTGTCTGCACACACATGTGCTTCCATGTCTGTGGGCAGCCCTGGCCGCTCCTGCATGTGCTTGCCCCTACCTGGGCTCCACACTGAGAATGCGGAATGCTGGGCTAGTCTCTGATAGTCGCTCCCGTTTCACCGGACATTCCTTCTCCTGGGGGCAGAGGTCAGAGGTTAGGGAATACTAGGCCCAAGGGACCTCCAGGTGACCACCACCTGCCCTCGCACCTGCATGAGGTCGGCCCTGCCCTCACCCAGCAACGCATGATGTCCCagagggcagaggcaggggcaTCCGTCTTCACAGCGTTCTTACAGGCGTGGGAGAGTGAGACCCGGAAGTCAGCGTGGAGGAGGGCCGACCTGGGGAACAGCAGGGATTATGAGGGAGATGCCGGACTCCTTGACCCCAAAGCCCAAGCTGACCAGTGTGGGTAAGACTACCTTCGGCAAGGGCTCATGGTTAcagaattcatttcttttcttttcttttcttttttgagatggagtctcactctgtcgctcaggctggagtgcagtggcgcaatcttggctcaccacagcctccg from Pan paniscus chromosome 20, NHGRI_mPanPan1-v2.0_pri, whole genome shotgun sequence encodes the following:
- the LYL1 gene encoding protein lyl-1 isoform X1, coding for MCPPQAQAEVGPTMTEKAEIVCAPSPAPAPPPKPASPGPPQVEEVGHRGGSSPPRLPPGVPVISLGHSRPPGAAMPTTELGTLRPPLLQLSTLGTAPPTLALHYHPHPFLNSVYIGPAGPFSIFPSSRLKRRPSHCELDLAEGHQPQKVARRVFTNSRERWRQQNVNGAFAELRKLLPTHPPDRKLSKNEVLRLAMKYIGFLVRLLRDQAAALAAGPTPPGPRKRPVHRVPDDGARRGSGRRAEAAARSQPAPPADPDGSPGGAARPIKMEQTALSPEVR
- the LYL1 gene encoding protein lyl-1 isoform X2, translated to MPTTELGTLRPPLLQLSTLGTAPPTLALHYHPHPFLNSVYIGPAGPFSIFPSSRLKRRPSHCELDLAEGHQPQKVARRVFTNSRERWRQQNVNGAFAELRKLLPTHPPDRKLSKNEVLRLAMKYIGFLVRLLRDQAAALAAGPTPPGPRKRPVHRVPDDGARRGSGRRAEAAARSQPAPPADPDGSPGGAARPIKMEQTALSPEVR